A window of Hevea brasiliensis isolate MT/VB/25A 57/8 chromosome 14, ASM3005281v1, whole genome shotgun sequence contains these coding sequences:
- the LOC131172951 gene encoding receptor-like protein kinase 7 → MGWELRYVIAVGATRGLEYLHHGFDRPVIHRDVKSSNILLDEEWKPRIADFGLAKIIQAGGGDWNHINARTHGYMAPIQMLEEAEPHKLTDVIVVKKEGGAGTDYKLKATSIFDLNT, encoded by the exons ATGGGGTGGGAGTTAAGGTATGTAATTGCAGTTGGGGCTACAAGGGGACTGGAGTACTTGCATCATGGGTTTGATAGACCTGTGATTCACAGAGATGTGAAGTCAAGTAATATTTTGTTGGATGAGGAGTGGAAGCCAAGGATTGCTGATTTTGGACTTGCAAAGATTATTCAAGCTGGTGGTGGAGATTGGAATCATATCAATGCTAGAACTCATGGTTACATGGCTCCTA TTCAAATGCTGGAAGAGGCTGAACCACATAAACTTACAGATGTCATTGTGGTCAAGAAAGAAGGTGGAGCTGGTACGGATTACAAATTGAAGGCTACCAGCATATTTGATCTCAACACTTGA